The following proteins are encoded in a genomic region of Sorangiineae bacterium MSr12523:
- a CDS encoding TetR family transcriptional regulator yields MFIRTEQKAATRARILETARKQLERDGYDGTSIRSVAGEAKVAAGTVLLHFRDKQDLLHAALFDDLETTWARAREVSEKKMQKKGSLERALTALARAFFDYYAERPALSRALLRESLFAAPPWSQRFAAQVAEVHAHVAQLAGAAKSRGELEADVDVALLGAAFFSFYYFALMAWLQGGHAHPLQFFERLLRQHLDGLAPRRKR; encoded by the coding sequence GTGTTCATCAGAACGGAACAGAAGGCTGCCACACGCGCGCGCATTCTGGAAACGGCGCGCAAGCAGCTCGAACGGGACGGGTACGACGGGACGAGCATCCGCAGCGTCGCCGGCGAGGCCAAGGTGGCCGCAGGCACCGTGCTGCTCCACTTTCGCGACAAGCAGGACCTGCTGCACGCCGCGCTGTTCGACGATCTGGAGACGACGTGGGCGCGCGCGCGCGAAGTCAGTGAAAAGAAAATGCAGAAAAAGGGCTCGCTCGAGCGGGCCCTCACGGCGCTGGCGCGGGCCTTTTTCGACTACTACGCCGAAAGGCCCGCGCTCTCGCGGGCGTTGCTGCGAGAGTCGCTGTTTGCCGCACCACCGTGGAGCCAGCGCTTCGCCGCGCAGGTGGCCGAGGTGCATGCGCACGTGGCCCAGCTCGCGGGGGCGGCCAAGTCACGCGGCGAGCTCGAGGCGGATGTGGACGTGGCGCTCCTCGGCGCCGCGTTCTTCTCCTTTTACTACTTCGCGCTCATGGCATGGCTCCAAGGCGGACATGCTCATCCGTTGCAGTTTTTCGAACGGCTGCTTCGCCAGCATCTCGACGGACTCGCGCCAAGGAGGAAGCGATGA
- a CDS encoding YafY family transcriptional regulator, translating into MPRPTTRVLTVLELLQTHGRMSGAELARRLEVDPRTVRRYIAMLEEIGIPITAERGRDGAYMLVAGFKLPPMMFTDDEALALSIGLLAVRGLGLAEAVTSVASAQAKLERVMPPNLKRRVRAVDETVTLDLARRGRDAPESNAALVALSSAAQTRTRVSMRYRASAHEETQRDFDPYGLAYRNRRWYAVGMCHLRGGLRSFRLDRVEEVRAIAARFTRPEGFDALSYLALSLATLPRAHSIEVLLEADLETARRALFSAAGVLEWTGERTLLRSTADDLDWFALELARLPFSFEVRAPDALRIAVVSLAERLLRLGRPHA; encoded by the coding sequence ATGCCTCGTCCCACCACGCGCGTGCTGACCGTCCTCGAGTTGCTGCAGACGCACGGTCGCATGAGCGGCGCGGAGCTGGCGCGGAGGCTCGAGGTGGACCCGCGCACGGTGCGCCGTTACATCGCCATGCTCGAGGAGATCGGTATCCCCATCACCGCCGAGCGCGGGCGCGATGGCGCGTACATGCTCGTGGCCGGCTTCAAACTGCCGCCGATGATGTTCACCGACGACGAGGCGCTTGCGCTCTCCATCGGGCTGCTCGCGGTGCGAGGTCTCGGGCTCGCCGAGGCGGTGACCTCCGTGGCCAGCGCGCAGGCCAAATTGGAGCGTGTGATGCCCCCCAACTTGAAGCGCCGCGTACGCGCGGTCGACGAGACCGTGACGCTCGATCTCGCGCGGCGCGGGCGGGATGCACCGGAAAGCAACGCCGCGCTCGTGGCACTCAGCTCCGCCGCGCAAACGCGCACCCGTGTGAGCATGCGCTACCGCGCCAGCGCCCACGAAGAGACGCAGCGCGATTTCGATCCGTACGGCCTCGCCTACCGCAATCGGCGCTGGTACGCCGTCGGCATGTGCCATCTGCGCGGTGGCCTGCGCTCCTTCCGGCTCGACCGCGTGGAGGAGGTGCGCGCGATTGCCGCGCGCTTCACCCGGCCCGAAGGCTTCGATGCGCTCTCGTACCTTGCGCTGTCGCTGGCCACGTTGCCGCGTGCACACTCCATCGAGGTCCTGCTCGAGGCCGATCTCGAGACGGCGCGGCGTGCACTTTTTTCTGCCGCCGGTGTGCTCGAATGGACCGGCGAGCGCACGCTCCTGCGCAGCACCGCCGACGATCTCGATTGGTTCGCCCTCGAGCTGGCGCGCTTGCCGTTTTCCTTCGAGGTGCGCGCGCCCGATGCGCTGCGCATCGCCGTGGTGTCACTCGCTGAGCGGTTGCTGCGACTCGGGCGCCCGCACGCCTAG
- a CDS encoding TetR/AcrR family transcriptional regulator produces MSTSRAPKEMPPRKNSDRRRQPTSPSVIRWVNLPLQERSRLKLDRIVAAFEKLVAERGLDGATVADIAREAGCSVGAFYTRFKDKGDLFRYVVLHHLEEGLLTLRGLATGEGWKEADTETIISSIIALVVELHRRHEGFLRAFYEQAHKDPVVIAHLSKAGVELEEVLFAIMSERKDEISHPNPRVAVGFAVRMVMGTMQFRSLMAPHTPKETHFAWSTWAEEMTASLLAYLGVRAPESQQPLSE; encoded by the coding sequence ATGTCCACCAGCCGCGCCCCCAAGGAAATGCCACCGAGGAAGAATTCCGACCGGCGCCGGCAGCCCACCAGTCCGAGTGTGATTCGGTGGGTAAACCTGCCCCTTCAAGAGCGCAGCCGGCTCAAACTCGATCGAATCGTCGCGGCCTTCGAGAAGCTCGTCGCCGAACGCGGGCTCGATGGCGCCACCGTCGCAGACATCGCGCGCGAGGCGGGCTGCTCGGTGGGTGCATTCTACACGCGATTCAAGGACAAGGGCGATCTCTTCCGCTACGTGGTCCTGCACCACTTGGAGGAAGGCCTCCTCACCTTGCGCGGCCTCGCCACGGGCGAAGGCTGGAAGGAGGCCGACACGGAGACCATCATCAGCAGCATCATCGCGCTGGTGGTGGAGCTGCATCGCCGCCACGAGGGCTTTCTGCGCGCCTTCTACGAGCAGGCGCACAAGGATCCCGTGGTCATCGCGCACTTGAGCAAGGCCGGGGTCGAGCTCGAAGAGGTTCTGTTCGCGATCATGTCCGAACGAAAGGACGAGATCTCGCATCCGAATCCGCGCGTGGCGGTCGGCTTCGCCGTGCGCATGGTGATGGGCACGATGCAGTTTCGCTCCCTCATGGCGCCGCACACGCCAAAGGAGACGCACTTCGCGTGGTCGACGTGGGCGGAAGAGATGACCGCGAGCTTGCTCGCCTACCTAGGCGTGCGGGCGCCCGAGTCGCAGCAACCGCTCAGCGAGTGA
- a CDS encoding alpha/beta fold hydrolase translates to MGPRFAKAAMGVLAIGMIAVSGTSADAAESAPSSGFNDWSCRPSAAHPNPVVLLHGLFGNGPGNFSFVGPYLALNGYCTFAPTYGQAIPGIPVGGSIHIADSAKEIAAYIEKVRTTTGAAKVDIVGHSEGGFHSIYGPKMLGYADKVGHVVALAPPTHGTTFLGLVSVGDYLGLRPFVDQVLNTVGCHACSEIIVDGAEVKKLEVGAIAQPGIDYTIIVSKADPLVVPHENSFIKEEGVKNVYLQDTCPFDPSGHIGLAFDLDVAQMIGNALDPDHPRRITCSFGPPI, encoded by the coding sequence ATGGGTCCCAGGTTCGCAAAAGCCGCCATGGGCGTGCTGGCCATAGGCATGATCGCGGTCTCGGGTACGAGCGCAGACGCCGCCGAGAGCGCGCCTTCGTCTGGGTTCAACGACTGGAGTTGTAGACCTTCCGCCGCGCACCCGAATCCCGTGGTGCTGCTCCATGGGCTCTTCGGCAATGGTCCTGGCAACTTCAGCTTCGTAGGCCCTTATCTGGCCCTGAATGGGTATTGCACCTTCGCCCCAACGTACGGTCAGGCGATTCCCGGAATCCCGGTTGGAGGCTCAATCCACATCGCCGATTCGGCCAAGGAAATTGCCGCATACATCGAAAAGGTGCGCACCACCACCGGAGCCGCCAAAGTCGATATCGTCGGGCACTCCGAGGGCGGATTCCATTCGATCTATGGTCCCAAAATGCTCGGCTATGCCGACAAGGTCGGGCACGTGGTAGCGCTGGCGCCCCCCACGCACGGGACGACGTTCCTCGGTTTGGTGAGCGTGGGCGATTACCTGGGACTGCGCCCCTTCGTCGATCAGGTGCTCAACACGGTGGGCTGCCATGCGTGTTCGGAGATCATCGTCGACGGCGCAGAGGTGAAAAAGCTCGAGGTAGGTGCCATCGCGCAGCCGGGCATCGACTACACGATCATCGTGTCCAAAGCCGACCCTCTAGTCGTTCCCCACGAGAACTCGTTCATCAAAGAAGAGGGAGTGAAGAACGTATACCTGCAGGACACGTGTCCGTTCGATCCGTCGGGCCATATCGGGCTCGCGTTCGATTTGGATGTGGCCCAGATGATTGGCAATGCGTTGGATCCCGATCATCCGCGCCGTATTACTTGCAGCTTCGGCCCACCGATCTAA
- a CDS encoding DUF2156 domain-containing protein, giving the protein MLTLLRDHGFNRTSFQVLEVGFRYWFCEQGCVAYADTGHAWVAAGAPIAGDDALASVTAAFIAAAREKGRRVSFFATETRLLTASNDLASLQIGEQPVWDPAGWPDIVKGSRSLREQIRRARAKGVTIRKLATEEVAPGTVARYAMETLVARWLSTRAMAPMGFLVDVQPFDFPEERRYFVAERQGAIVAFLAAVPVYARGGWLIEDLVRGSGAPNGTGEMLIDQAMRLFAAEESHDVTLGLAPLSGSVNRWLGAARSVGRALYDFHGVQAFKAKLKPDRWEPTYLAYPKGASAVLAVYDVLVAFARGSLSRFGMETLLRGPAFVVRVLAALLVPWTILLASVETRKWFPAPWIKWAWVGFDIAVMIGLFALSSRFRPRLARLLAAAVTMDGLLTLTEAVTFNVPRVHGPTDWVVIVLACLAPTLAAIVLWGAQATRTSA; this is encoded by the coding sequence GTGCTCACCCTGCTTCGGGACCACGGGTTCAATCGGACATCGTTCCAGGTACTCGAGGTCGGTTTTCGCTATTGGTTCTGCGAGCAGGGCTGCGTCGCCTACGCCGACACCGGCCACGCGTGGGTGGCAGCCGGCGCGCCCATTGCCGGCGACGATGCACTGGCCTCCGTGACCGCGGCGTTCATCGCGGCCGCGCGGGAAAAGGGGCGCCGTGTTTCCTTCTTTGCCACCGAAACGCGCCTTCTCACGGCCTCGAACGACCTCGCGTCGCTGCAGATCGGCGAGCAGCCGGTATGGGATCCCGCGGGCTGGCCGGACATCGTCAAAGGCAGCCGCAGCCTTCGCGAACAGATCCGCCGCGCCCGCGCCAAGGGCGTGACGATTCGCAAGCTCGCCACCGAGGAAGTCGCACCCGGCACCGTCGCCCGCTACGCGATGGAGACGCTCGTCGCGCGCTGGCTTTCCACGCGCGCCATGGCTCCCATGGGCTTTCTCGTCGACGTGCAGCCCTTCGATTTTCCCGAGGAGAGGCGTTACTTCGTCGCCGAACGGCAGGGCGCCATCGTCGCGTTCTTGGCGGCGGTTCCCGTGTATGCGCGCGGCGGCTGGCTCATCGAAGACTTGGTGCGCGGCTCGGGTGCGCCCAACGGCACGGGCGAAATGCTCATCGACCAAGCGATGCGCCTGTTTGCCGCCGAGGAAAGCCACGACGTCACCTTGGGCCTTGCGCCGCTCTCCGGCAGCGTGAACCGCTGGCTCGGCGCCGCGCGCTCCGTCGGGCGGGCGCTCTACGATTTTCACGGCGTGCAAGCCTTCAAGGCCAAGCTAAAGCCGGATCGCTGGGAGCCCACGTACCTCGCGTACCCCAAGGGCGCCAGCGCGGTGCTTGCGGTCTACGACGTGCTCGTCGCCTTCGCGCGCGGCAGCCTCTCGCGCTTCGGCATGGAGACGCTCCTGCGCGGGCCCGCCTTCGTCGTCCGCGTGCTCGCGGCGCTGCTCGTGCCATGGACGATTTTGCTCGCCTCCGTCGAGACGCGAAAATGGTTCCCCGCACCTTGGATCAAGTGGGCGTGGGTCGGCTTCGACATCGCCGTGATGATCGGGCTCTTCGCCCTGTCCTCGCGCTTTCGCCCCCGCCTCGCGCGTCTGCTCGCCGCTGCGGTCACCATGGACGGCCTCCTCACCTTGACGGAGGCCGTCACCTTCAATGTGCCGCGCGTGCACGGCCCGACGGATTGGGTCGTCATCGTGCTCGCGTGCCTGGCGCCCACCCTGGCCGCCATCGTCCTCTGGGGCGCCCAGGCCACGCGAACGTCCGCGTAG
- a CDS encoding prolyl oligopeptidase family serine peptidase: MRSSRVVPLVSVLLAACGGSPPPSSEPPPKAEPAPAPAAAAAKARLAYPPTAKKPETIEAGAISFEDDYAWLRDSADPAVTKWVDAQNDFTTANLRGYPHLDALRARFTSLTKRSKPTLTDIQGTTNGYYAMRRAPSAPQPAIVHVSSLEKPDAARVVIDPAVLDPSGQTSIDWFTVSRDGKRIALSLSKNGSEDGSLSIFETATGKLVDGPIPRVQYPTAGGSAAFSGDGKSIFHTRFPAPGERPPGEVHRYQQLYRHVLGTPIERDELVPLTGLTDIAELDLSRATETGTIVCRVAIGDGGDHRWFVGTPSAKGYTWSLLAEVGDGVTFVEASRDALFVVQQKNDSPGSVLRVPARTPKLAAGKLVVPAEERNISGISVSGDNLVVFDIIRANVRGRVFDLTGKLRGDAHFPARANVYPAAEANGSLYVNVISYSSPLSVQRLDAKSLELKKTPIFSESPVNFDDIEIIDEEARSRDGARIPVTILQVRGAKRSPETPVLLTGYGGYGISLTPKFDARNRVWFDQGGIVAIAHIRGGGDMGPAWHADGKLARKQNCFDDFIASADHLVSAGYTSRAKLAIIGRSNGGLLMGAVLAQRPDIARVAIVGVPILDMARYEAWPNGQFNVPEYGSMSDPAMAPKLLAYSPYQTVKPAAYPSVLVISGVTDGRVNPADARTFTAKLQAISTSDSPVLLRTWMDSGHGMGTNVFKRAEEDAQTYAFLFRELGVQYRAEK; this comes from the coding sequence ATGCGTAGTTCCCGCGTCGTTCCCCTCGTATCCGTGTTGCTTGCAGCCTGCGGCGGGTCGCCGCCACCGTCTTCCGAGCCGCCACCCAAGGCCGAGCCTGCACCCGCGCCGGCCGCCGCCGCAGCCAAGGCGCGCCTCGCGTATCCGCCCACGGCAAAAAAGCCGGAGACGATCGAGGCCGGCGCCATCTCGTTCGAGGACGACTACGCGTGGTTGCGCGATTCGGCGGATCCGGCGGTCACCAAGTGGGTCGATGCGCAGAACGACTTCACCACGGCGAACCTGCGTGGCTACCCGCACCTCGATGCGCTGCGGGCCCGCTTCACGAGCCTGACGAAGCGCTCCAAGCCAACGCTCACCGATATCCAGGGCACGACGAACGGCTACTACGCCATGCGCCGCGCGCCCTCGGCGCCGCAGCCGGCCATCGTGCACGTTTCCTCGCTCGAAAAGCCGGATGCGGCGCGTGTGGTCATCGACCCCGCCGTGCTCGATCCGAGCGGGCAGACCTCCATCGACTGGTTCACCGTTTCGCGCGATGGAAAGCGCATCGCGCTGTCGCTGTCGAAGAACGGCAGCGAGGACGGGAGCCTTTCCATCTTCGAGACCGCCACCGGCAAGCTGGTCGACGGCCCCATCCCGCGCGTGCAGTACCCCACCGCGGGTGGAAGCGCGGCCTTCTCGGGCGATGGGAAATCGATCTTCCACACGCGCTTCCCGGCGCCCGGCGAGCGGCCGCCGGGCGAGGTCCATCGCTACCAGCAGCTCTATCGGCACGTGCTCGGCACGCCGATCGAGCGCGATGAGTTGGTGCCGCTCACCGGGCTGACGGACATCGCGGAACTGGACCTATCGCGTGCCACGGAAACCGGCACCATCGTGTGCCGGGTCGCCATCGGCGACGGCGGCGATCACCGTTGGTTCGTCGGAACACCGTCGGCCAAAGGCTACACGTGGAGCCTTCTGGCCGAGGTGGGCGATGGCGTGACCTTCGTCGAGGCCTCGCGCGATGCCCTGTTCGTCGTGCAGCAGAAGAACGATTCTCCCGGGTCGGTCCTTCGCGTGCCCGCGCGCACGCCGAAGCTCGCGGCGGGTAAGCTCGTCGTACCCGCCGAGGAGCGCAACATCTCTGGGATTTCCGTGTCGGGCGACAACCTCGTCGTGTTCGACATCATTCGCGCCAACGTCCGCGGGCGGGTGTTCGATCTCACGGGCAAGCTGCGCGGAGATGCGCATTTTCCCGCGAGGGCGAACGTGTACCCGGCGGCGGAGGCGAATGGCTCGCTGTACGTCAACGTCATCTCGTACTCGTCCCCGCTGTCGGTGCAGCGCCTCGATGCGAAGAGTCTCGAGTTGAAGAAGACGCCCATCTTCTCCGAGTCGCCGGTGAACTTCGACGATATCGAGATCATCGACGAAGAAGCTCGCTCGCGCGACGGCGCTCGCATCCCCGTCACGATTCTGCAGGTTCGAGGCGCGAAGCGATCGCCCGAGACGCCAGTGTTGCTGACGGGCTACGGCGGCTACGGCATCTCGCTGACCCCCAAGTTCGATGCACGCAATCGGGTGTGGTTCGATCAAGGCGGGATTGTCGCCATCGCCCACATTCGGGGCGGCGGCGATATGGGCCCGGCGTGGCATGCCGACGGGAAGCTCGCCCGCAAGCAAAACTGCTTCGACGACTTCATCGCCAGCGCCGATCACCTGGTGAGTGCCGGATACACGTCGCGCGCCAAGCTAGCCATCATCGGGCGCTCGAACGGCGGATTGCTCATGGGCGCGGTGCTCGCCCAGCGGCCCGACATTGCGCGCGTCGCGATCGTCGGCGTGCCCATTCTGGACATGGCCCGCTACGAGGCGTGGCCGAATGGGCAGTTCAACGTCCCCGAGTACGGCTCGATGAGCGATCCGGCCATGGCGCCGAAGCTGCTCGCGTACTCGCCGTACCAAACCGTAAAGCCTGCCGCGTATCCCTCGGTGCTGGTCATTTCGGGCGTGACCGATGGGCGCGTGAACCCGGCCGATGCCCGCACCTTCACGGCGAAGCTGCAGGCCATCTCGACGTCGGATTCGCCGGTGCTCCTGCGCACGTGGATGGACTCGGGCCACGGCATGGGCACCAATGTCTTCAAGCGCGCGGAGGAAGATGCGCAGACGTATGCGTTCCTCTTCCGCGAGCTCGGCGTGCAGTACCGCGCGGAGAAATAA